A stretch of the Medicago truncatula cultivar Jemalong A17 chromosome 5, MtrunA17r5.0-ANR, whole genome shotgun sequence genome encodes the following:
- the LOC11416509 gene encoding lectin 5 precursor translates to MANSIPKLLATQNPFSVSLSIFFFLLLLINNVKSDSLSFNFPKFDTDALNIVIDGDAKTTGGVLQLTKKDQFGNPSPHSVGFSAFFGAIQLSDKQSGKVADFTTEFSFVVNPKGSQLHGDGFAFYIASLDYDFPEKSSDGGFLGLFDKETAFNTSKNSIVAVEFDSFANEWDPNSPHIGIDINTIESSISVPWPIDRQPQGTIGKARISYNTASKDLSVFVTYPNSPAKVDVIVSYPIDFASVLSEWVYVGFSGATGQVAETHDILSWSFVSNL, encoded by the coding sequence ATGGCCAACTCCATACCAAAACTCCTTGCAACACAAAACCCCTTCTCTGTTTCCCTTtcaatcttcttctttttacttTTGTTAATCAACAACGTCAAGTCGGACTCATTATCTTTCAACTTCCCCAAATTCGATACCGATGCCCTAAACATTGTCATCGACGGTGATGCCAAAACAACAGGTGGAGTACTACAATTGACTAAAAAGGACCAATTTGGCAATCCATCTCCACATAGTGTTGGCTTCTCCGCATTCTTCGGAGCTATTCAACTCTCCGATAAACAAAGTGGTAAAGTCGCTGACTTCACCACCGAGTTTTCCTTTGTTGTGAATCCAAAGGGTTCACAACTTCACGGAGATGGTTTCGCATTCTATATAGCATCATTAGATTATGATTTTCCCGAAAAATCATCGGATGGTGGATTCCTTGGACTTTTTGATAAAGAAACTGCCTTCAATACCTCCAAAAACTCAATCGTTGCCGTCGAGTTTGATAGTTTTGCAAATGAATGGGACCCTAACTCACCTCATATAGGAATTGACATCAACACGATTGAGTCTTCGATCAGTGTTCCATGGCCAATCGATCGTCAACCTCAAGGAACGATAGGAAAGGCTCGCATAAGTTATAATACTGCCTCAAAAGACTTGAGTGTATTTGTAACTTATCCAAATAGTCCTGCCAAAGTTGATGTTATTGTGTCTTATCCTATTGATTTTGCCTCTGTTCTGTCGGAATGGGTATATGTTGGTTTCTCAGGTGCCACCGGTCAAGTTGCTGAAACACATGATATTCTTTCTTGGTCCTTTGTTTCAAACTTGTAG